In Rhea pennata isolate bPtePen1 chromosome 8, bPtePen1.pri, whole genome shotgun sequence, one genomic interval encodes:
- the USP1 gene encoding ubiquitin carboxyl-terminal hydrolase 1 isoform X1: MPGVLPSDSNGLSRGSPSKKNRLSLKLFQKKEAKRALDFTESQENEQKSSEYRGSEIDQVVPAAQPPSLVSCEKKDTMLPFVGLNNLGNTCYLNSVLQVLYFCPGFKTGVKHLYNIISKKKESLKDEGAQKSEKGSCKEDPLASYELICSLHSLILSVEQLQASFLLNPEKYTDELATQPRRLLNTLRELNPMYEGYLQHDAQEVLQCILGNIQETCQLLKKEELNKLPVEEPTAKLEEKLNQNIESNGTSSPAEEEDSVPSSHVGERSEDKLMKGNGKRKSDAEGGNAKKKSKVSKEQNAEENQRQTRSKRKATGEKLENQTDAIAKCSTENESVKPTQKKSRLRLNWLKSSCKQPSILSKFYSLGKLTTNLGSKDPVKEYDDYELEEPSIKCENGNNIKEEYHEPASPVESHSEKGTEKEPNKEGTELAVFELVEKLFQGQLVLRTRCLECECFTERREDFQDISVPVQEDELSKTEESSEISPEPKTEVKTLKWAISQFASVERIVGEDKYFCENCHHYTEAERSLLFDKMPEVITIHLKCFAASGLEFDCYGGLSKINTPLLTPLKLSLEEWSTKPTNDTYGLFAVVMHSGITISSGHYTASVKITDLNSLELDKGNFITDQMYEMIKPEPLNEEEARTVAEDYDDGEVSFRVNGNAQPGKVLNKKNMEAVGLLGGQKSKPDCDLYNNKPANPDKFLNIVTENRNSESSNTNGNVEFTMEHSDQNGVAFSGLENKALYVLQSLKEYEGKWLLFDDSEVKVTEEKDFLNSLSPTSSSTSTPYLLFYKKIVE; this comes from the exons ATGCCAGGGGTGCTACCCAGTGACAGTAACGGGCTTTCGAGAGGGAGCCcgtcaaagaaaaacaggctttcgctgaagcttttccaaaaaaaggaaGCGAAAAGAGCGCTGGATTTTACAGAGTCgcaagaaaatgaacaaaagagTTCTGAATACAGAGGCTCTGAAAT TGATCAGGTTGTTCCTGCAGCACAGCCTCCATCACTTGTTAGCTGTGAGAAAAAGGACACCATGTTGCCTTTTGTGGGCTTGAACAATCTAGGTAACACTTGTTACCTTAACAGCGTACTTCAG GTGTTATATTTCTGTCCTGGTTTTAAAACTGGAGTAAAGCATTTATATAATATcatttcaaagaagaaagaatcttTGAAGGATGAAGGAgcacaaaaatcagaaaag GGAAGTTGTAAAGAAGATCCACTGGCAAGTTACGAATTAATCTGCAGTTTGCACTCATTGATTCTTTCAGTTGAACAACTTCAAGCCAGCTTTCTCTTAAATCcagaaaaatacacagatgAACTTGCTACTCAGCCACGAAGGCTGCTAAATACTCTTAG AGAGCTCAACCCTATGTATGAAGGCTACTTGCAGCATGATGCCCAGGAAGTTTTGCAGTGTATCCTAGGTAACATTCAAGAAACCTGTCAGCTactgaagaaggaagaattGAACAAACTGCCTGTGGAAGAGCCTACAGCTAAACTGGAGGAAAAACTTAATCAAAATATTGAGAGCAATGGAACTAGCAGTCCTGCTGAAGAGGAGGATAGTGTACCAAGTAGCCATGTTGGAGAGAGATCTGAAGATAAactaatgaaaggaaatgggaaaagaaaaagtgatgcTGAGGGTGGCAATGCAAAGAAGAAATCCAAAGTATCCAAAGagcaaaatgctgaagaaaatcaaagaCAAACCAGGTCAAAGAGGAAAGCAACaggagaaaagctggaaaatcaAACCGATGCCATTGCCAAGTGTTCCACTGAAAACGAGAGTGTAAAGCCAACACAAAAAAAGTCACGGCTTAGATTAAACTGGTTAAAGTCGTCATGCAAACAGCCTAGTATTCTGTCCAAATTCTATAGTCTGGGAAAGTTAACTACTAATTTGGGATCCAAAGACCCAGTGAAAGAGTATGATGACTATGAGCTAGAAGAGCCATCCATAAAGTGTGAAAATGGTAACAATATTAAAGAAGAATATCATGAACCAGCATCTCCTGTGGAAAGCCATAgtgaaaaaggaactgagaaagAACCAAATAAGGAAG GTACAGAGCTGGCAGTTTTTGAACTAGTGGAGAAACTGTTCCAGGGCCAGTTAGTACTGAGAACAAGATGCTTGGAGTGCGAGTGCTTTactgaaagaagagaagactttcaGGACATCAGTGTCCCAGTGCAAGAAGATGAACTTTCTAAAACTGAGGAGAGTTCTGAAA TTTCTCCAGAGccaaaaacagaagtgaagaCTCTAAAATGGGCAATTTCACAGTTTGCATCAGTGGAAAGGATTGTGGGAgaggataaatatttttgtgaaaactgTCATCATTACACAGAAGCAGAACGCAGCCTTTTGTTTGATAAAATGCCTGAAGTTATAACAATTCATTTGAAGTGCTTTGCTGCTAGTGGCTTAGA gtTTGATTGCTATGGTGGACTGTCCAAGATAAACACTCCCTTATTGACGCCTCTCAAGTTGTCACTAGAAGAATGGAGCACAAAACCAACTAATGACACCTATGGATTATTTGCAGTGGTAATGCACAGTGGCATTACAATTAGCAGTGGACACTACACAGCCTCTGTCAAAATTACAGATCTTAATAGTCTAGAGTTAGATAAGGGAAACTTCATCACTGACCAAATGTATGAAATGATTAAACCAGAACCACTGAATGAGGAGGAAGCAAGAACTGTTGCTGAAGACTATGATGATGGTGAAGTCTCCTTTAGAGTCAATGGAAATGCCCAGCCTGGTAAGGTTCTGAATAAAAAGAACATGGAAGCTGTTGGACTTCTTGGGGGACAGAAGAGTAAGCCTGACTGTGACCTGTACAATAACAAACCAGCTAATCCTGATAAGTTTCTTAATATtgttactgaaaacagaaattctgaGTCTAGCAATACAAATGGAAATGTGGAATTCACTATGGAACACAGTGATCAAAATGGTGTTGCTTTCAGTGGActagaaaacaaagctttgtaTGTATTACAGAGCCTGAAAGAGTATGAAGGAAAGTGGTTGCTTTTTGATGATTCTGAAGTGAAggttacagaagaaaaagactttcTGAATTCTCTTTCTCCAACATCATCATCTACATCAACTCCTTACCTGCTGTTTTATAAGAAAATTGTAGAGTGA
- the USP1 gene encoding ubiquitin carboxyl-terminal hydrolase 1 isoform X2 yields MPGVLPSDSNGLSRGSPSKKNRLSLKLFQKKEAKRALDFTESQENEQKSSEYRGSEIDQVVPAAQPPSLVSCEKKDTMLPFVGLNNLGNTCYLNSVLQGSCKEDPLASYELICSLHSLILSVEQLQASFLLNPEKYTDELATQPRRLLNTLRELNPMYEGYLQHDAQEVLQCILGNIQETCQLLKKEELNKLPVEEPTAKLEEKLNQNIESNGTSSPAEEEDSVPSSHVGERSEDKLMKGNGKRKSDAEGGNAKKKSKVSKEQNAEENQRQTRSKRKATGEKLENQTDAIAKCSTENESVKPTQKKSRLRLNWLKSSCKQPSILSKFYSLGKLTTNLGSKDPVKEYDDYELEEPSIKCENGNNIKEEYHEPASPVESHSEKGTEKEPNKEGTELAVFELVEKLFQGQLVLRTRCLECECFTERREDFQDISVPVQEDELSKTEESSEISPEPKTEVKTLKWAISQFASVERIVGEDKYFCENCHHYTEAERSLLFDKMPEVITIHLKCFAASGLEFDCYGGLSKINTPLLTPLKLSLEEWSTKPTNDTYGLFAVVMHSGITISSGHYTASVKITDLNSLELDKGNFITDQMYEMIKPEPLNEEEARTVAEDYDDGEVSFRVNGNAQPGKVLNKKNMEAVGLLGGQKSKPDCDLYNNKPANPDKFLNIVTENRNSESSNTNGNVEFTMEHSDQNGVAFSGLENKALYVLQSLKEYEGKWLLFDDSEVKVTEEKDFLNSLSPTSSSTSTPYLLFYKKIVE; encoded by the exons ATGCCAGGGGTGCTACCCAGTGACAGTAACGGGCTTTCGAGAGGGAGCCcgtcaaagaaaaacaggctttcgctgaagcttttccaaaaaaaggaaGCGAAAAGAGCGCTGGATTTTACAGAGTCgcaagaaaatgaacaaaagagTTCTGAATACAGAGGCTCTGAAAT TGATCAGGTTGTTCCTGCAGCACAGCCTCCATCACTTGTTAGCTGTGAGAAAAAGGACACCATGTTGCCTTTTGTGGGCTTGAACAATCTAGGTAACACTTGTTACCTTAACAGCGTACTTCAG GGAAGTTGTAAAGAAGATCCACTGGCAAGTTACGAATTAATCTGCAGTTTGCACTCATTGATTCTTTCAGTTGAACAACTTCAAGCCAGCTTTCTCTTAAATCcagaaaaatacacagatgAACTTGCTACTCAGCCACGAAGGCTGCTAAATACTCTTAG AGAGCTCAACCCTATGTATGAAGGCTACTTGCAGCATGATGCCCAGGAAGTTTTGCAGTGTATCCTAGGTAACATTCAAGAAACCTGTCAGCTactgaagaaggaagaattGAACAAACTGCCTGTGGAAGAGCCTACAGCTAAACTGGAGGAAAAACTTAATCAAAATATTGAGAGCAATGGAACTAGCAGTCCTGCTGAAGAGGAGGATAGTGTACCAAGTAGCCATGTTGGAGAGAGATCTGAAGATAAactaatgaaaggaaatgggaaaagaaaaagtgatgcTGAGGGTGGCAATGCAAAGAAGAAATCCAAAGTATCCAAAGagcaaaatgctgaagaaaatcaaagaCAAACCAGGTCAAAGAGGAAAGCAACaggagaaaagctggaaaatcaAACCGATGCCATTGCCAAGTGTTCCACTGAAAACGAGAGTGTAAAGCCAACACAAAAAAAGTCACGGCTTAGATTAAACTGGTTAAAGTCGTCATGCAAACAGCCTAGTATTCTGTCCAAATTCTATAGTCTGGGAAAGTTAACTACTAATTTGGGATCCAAAGACCCAGTGAAAGAGTATGATGACTATGAGCTAGAAGAGCCATCCATAAAGTGTGAAAATGGTAACAATATTAAAGAAGAATATCATGAACCAGCATCTCCTGTGGAAAGCCATAgtgaaaaaggaactgagaaagAACCAAATAAGGAAG GTACAGAGCTGGCAGTTTTTGAACTAGTGGAGAAACTGTTCCAGGGCCAGTTAGTACTGAGAACAAGATGCTTGGAGTGCGAGTGCTTTactgaaagaagagaagactttcaGGACATCAGTGTCCCAGTGCAAGAAGATGAACTTTCTAAAACTGAGGAGAGTTCTGAAA TTTCTCCAGAGccaaaaacagaagtgaagaCTCTAAAATGGGCAATTTCACAGTTTGCATCAGTGGAAAGGATTGTGGGAgaggataaatatttttgtgaaaactgTCATCATTACACAGAAGCAGAACGCAGCCTTTTGTTTGATAAAATGCCTGAAGTTATAACAATTCATTTGAAGTGCTTTGCTGCTAGTGGCTTAGA gtTTGATTGCTATGGTGGACTGTCCAAGATAAACACTCCCTTATTGACGCCTCTCAAGTTGTCACTAGAAGAATGGAGCACAAAACCAACTAATGACACCTATGGATTATTTGCAGTGGTAATGCACAGTGGCATTACAATTAGCAGTGGACACTACACAGCCTCTGTCAAAATTACAGATCTTAATAGTCTAGAGTTAGATAAGGGAAACTTCATCACTGACCAAATGTATGAAATGATTAAACCAGAACCACTGAATGAGGAGGAAGCAAGAACTGTTGCTGAAGACTATGATGATGGTGAAGTCTCCTTTAGAGTCAATGGAAATGCCCAGCCTGGTAAGGTTCTGAATAAAAAGAACATGGAAGCTGTTGGACTTCTTGGGGGACAGAAGAGTAAGCCTGACTGTGACCTGTACAATAACAAACCAGCTAATCCTGATAAGTTTCTTAATATtgttactgaaaacagaaattctgaGTCTAGCAATACAAATGGAAATGTGGAATTCACTATGGAACACAGTGATCAAAATGGTGTTGCTTTCAGTGGActagaaaacaaagctttgtaTGTATTACAGAGCCTGAAAGAGTATGAAGGAAAGTGGTTGCTTTTTGATGATTCTGAAGTGAAggttacagaagaaaaagactttcTGAATTCTCTTTCTCCAACATCATCATCTACATCAACTCCTTACCTGCTGTTTTATAAGAAAATTGTAGAGTGA